The Streptomyces sp. DH-12 genome has a window encoding:
- a CDS encoding sensor histidine kinase: MDHARTAAAGGRCLLWAGLVLPALGADRLGLNEPRPLWQQAAGAGVLAAATALARRPLAAFALTAVLCLADAPALFSLSYGPALAVFALLLGLRAERTAPAARCFAAVGVAGAVRIGLGGGDPVPPWLVMTGTLLFGCVLPWLGGRYWRQSRELTAAGWLRAARLEEERRLAEERARLRERARIAQDMHDSLGHELSLLALRAGVLQVAPDLPERHRAAAADLRAAAADATDRLHRIIGVLREDDDEPLPLAPAGETVGQLVARAADSGLPVRCETDGRPVEPGGMAERLLYRVTREALTNAARHAPGAPVVVELTGGPGATVTVTNGPATERSPAPSGGGTGLRGLRAAVTAVGGTFEAGPHGGGYRVRARVPARADGTVAPPRAPSAPFTRARRRVATALGVAAGAGVALVAAAAGWYAYTETHAVLEPAAYAALRPGTPLTALDLPGRQIQDPPAERAPAPPEDADCRYYRASGELFVSVDHYRLCFDDAGRLVAKDVVPRAGGRQGSVRKELTE; this comes from the coding sequence ATGGACCATGCCCGTACCGCCGCGGCCGGCGGCCGCTGCCTGCTCTGGGCGGGGCTCGTGCTGCCGGCGCTGGGCGCCGACCGGCTCGGGCTGAACGAGCCGCGCCCCCTCTGGCAGCAGGCGGCCGGGGCGGGCGTGCTCGCCGCCGCCACCGCCCTCGCCCGCCGTCCCCTCGCCGCGTTCGCCCTGACGGCCGTCCTGTGCCTGGCCGACGCCCCCGCGCTGTTCAGCCTCTCCTACGGGCCCGCGCTCGCCGTGTTCGCGCTGCTGCTCGGGCTGCGGGCGGAACGCACCGCCCCCGCCGCCCGGTGCTTCGCCGCCGTGGGCGTCGCCGGCGCCGTGCGGATCGGGCTCGGCGGGGGCGACCCGGTCCCGCCGTGGCTGGTGATGACCGGCACCCTGCTCTTCGGGTGCGTCCTGCCCTGGCTGGGCGGGCGCTACTGGCGGCAGAGCCGCGAGCTGACCGCCGCGGGCTGGCTGCGGGCGGCCCGGCTGGAGGAGGAGCGGCGGCTCGCCGAGGAGCGGGCGCGGCTGCGCGAGCGGGCGAGGATCGCGCAGGACATGCACGACTCCCTCGGGCACGAGCTGAGCCTGCTCGCGCTGCGGGCGGGCGTCCTCCAGGTCGCGCCCGACCTGCCGGAGCGGCACCGGGCGGCGGCGGCCGACCTGCGTGCGGCGGCCGCGGACGCCACGGACCGGCTGCACCGCATCATCGGCGTGCTGCGGGAGGACGACGACGAGCCGCTGCCGCTCGCCCCGGCCGGGGAGACCGTCGGACAGCTCGTCGCCCGCGCCGCCGACTCCGGGCTGCCGGTGCGCTGCGAGACCGACGGGCGGCCCGTGGAGCCGGGCGGGATGGCCGAGCGGCTGCTGTACCGGGTGACGCGGGAGGCGCTGACCAACGCGGCACGTCACGCACCGGGCGCGCCCGTGGTCGTGGAGCTGACCGGCGGCCCCGGAGCGACCGTCACCGTCACCAACGGACCCGCCACGGAACGGAGTCCGGCGCCCTCCGGCGGCGGCACGGGACTGCGCGGGCTGCGCGCGGCCGTCACGGCGGTCGGCGGGACCTTCGAGGCGGGCCCGCACGGCGGCGGGTACCGGGTGCGGGCCCGCGTCCCGGCGCGGGCGGACGGGACCGTCGCGCCGCCACGTGCCCCCTCCGCGCCCTTCACCCGCGCCCGCCGCCGTGTGGCCACCGCGCTGGGCGTCGCCGCGGGCGCGGGCGTCGCCCTGGTCGCGGCGGCGGCCGGCTGGTACGCGTACACCGAGACGCACGCGGTGCTGGAACCCGCCGCCTACGCCGCACTCCGCCCGGGCACGCCGCTCACCGCCCTCGACCTGCCCGGCCGGCAGATCCAGGACCCGCCGGCCGAACGCGCTCCCGCCCCGCCCGAGGACGCCGACTGCCGCTATTACCGCGCGAGCGGCGAGCTGTTCGTCTCCGTCGACCACTACCGGCTCTGCTTCGACGACGCCGGCCGCCTGGTCGCCAAGGACGTCGTCCCGCGCGCGGGCGGTCGACAAGGCTCTGTGCGGAAGGAGTTGACCGAATGA
- a CDS encoding phosphatase PAP2 family protein, translating into MDHVDSGLYRDITDHAHDAPAWLRHTAEIGTEAGLLVFVALFAVGWWKARRSDTRAFAIAVLAPLATAVAYVCSEVLKSVVTEERPCRAVTGAAPSLAQCPPYGDWSFPSNHATIAGASAATLVLVRRALVRLTAPLALLAAFSRVFVGVHYPHDVVAGLLLGVAVSLAVVALATRPAVRLTGAARGSASPVARWITGPGPRSDASSYATHRRR; encoded by the coding sequence ATGGACCATGTGGACAGCGGGCTGTACCGCGACATCACCGACCACGCGCACGACGCCCCGGCGTGGCTGCGGCACACGGCCGAGATCGGGACGGAGGCCGGACTCCTCGTGTTCGTCGCACTGTTCGCCGTCGGCTGGTGGAAGGCACGGCGCTCCGACACCCGCGCGTTCGCGATCGCGGTCCTCGCACCCCTGGCCACGGCTGTGGCGTACGTCTGCAGCGAAGTGCTCAAGTCCGTGGTGACGGAGGAGCGTCCGTGCCGCGCGGTGACCGGAGCCGCCCCCTCCCTGGCTCAGTGCCCGCCGTACGGCGACTGGTCGTTCCCGAGCAACCACGCCACCATCGCCGGCGCCTCGGCCGCCACGCTGGTCCTGGTGCGCCGCGCCCTCGTCCGGCTGACGGCTCCGCTGGCTCTTCTCGCCGCGTTCTCACGGGTGTTCGTGGGCGTGCACTACCCGCACGACGTGGTCGCCGGTCTGCTGCTGGGCGTCGCCGTCTCCCTGGCCGTCGTCGCCCTGGCCACGCGGCCCGCCGTTCGGCTCACGGGGGCGGCGCGCGGTTCGGCGTCACCGGTCGCGCGGTGGATCACCGGTCCCGGTCCGCGGTCCGACGCCTCCTCGTACGCCACGCACCGGCGCCGCTGA
- a CDS encoding sigma-70 family RNA polymerase sigma factor — MTSSGPDTSTRTSTRTTGTHRTHREARDRAAARTLARRPAARYEPHLDGLFTYCLSVLCDHDAATAALADALHLAERRDRHVPDELGSLRAWLYALARWACLRKLAEARQKRQASHAGGRSGGRRASAGSAPAPAAPAGEQERRRRELAALAWPEAAGTGPEQREALELAVRHRLAAHEVAAVLGMAPAAARELLVTAACEVERTRAALAVVETGACPGVAHLTGDQGMVLGTTLRRELVRHVDDCPRCRRTAERAVPGRWPGTGVTPDALPLVPVPTAALHTALAHHPRARGAAPRFDRRGFPMDPKDRVARRDRLRVRAVTTTVVATVVAAPVLALWAAYRATPVGEGADGGPAAAREDGAVGLDGGEGGAGYENAGNAEPRPGARFDADGSPDVSVEVVEVAGAGDKGTAVLGVTAAHRGDTTLITLTARGAEPVRWSASTGAPWLYLSRSSGTLAPGESVTIRVHVDQLREPSGHWRATVAVSPAGSLVSIEGYGPVRSTPVSGSPSTPGTPGVPPPSPSHPDPTPPSPTPSDPTPADPPSSSAPDPDPSPADPAPSDPPPSGPSPSGPSPSGPSPSDPEPADPSDSAPAGTGTPDPGTS, encoded by the coding sequence ATGACGAGCAGCGGCCCGGACACCTCGACCCGTACGTCCACCCGTACGACCGGAACCCACCGGACGCACCGGGAAGCGCGCGACCGGGCGGCCGCGCGCACGCTGGCCCGGCGGCCGGCCGCCCGCTACGAGCCGCACCTGGACGGCCTGTTCACCTACTGCCTGTCCGTCCTGTGCGACCACGACGCGGCGACCGCCGCCCTGGCCGACGCGCTCCACCTCGCGGAGCGCCGCGACCGGCACGTCCCGGACGAACTCGGCAGCCTCCGCGCATGGCTGTACGCCCTCGCCCGCTGGGCGTGCCTGCGCAAGCTGGCCGAGGCCAGGCAGAAACGTCAGGCCTCCCACGCCGGCGGCCGCTCCGGCGGGCGGCGCGCCTCCGCGGGGAGCGCCCCCGCCCCGGCCGCCCCCGCCGGGGAGCAGGAGCGGCGCCGCCGCGAACTGGCCGCCCTGGCCTGGCCGGAGGCCGCCGGCACCGGCCCGGAGCAGCGCGAGGCGCTCGAACTCGCCGTCCGCCACCGTCTCGCCGCCCACGAGGTCGCCGCCGTCCTCGGCATGGCCCCGGCCGCGGCGCGCGAACTGCTCGTCACCGCGGCCTGCGAGGTGGAGCGCACCCGCGCGGCCCTCGCCGTCGTGGAGACCGGCGCCTGCCCCGGTGTGGCGCACCTCACCGGCGACCAGGGGATGGTGCTCGGCACGACCCTGCGCCGCGAACTGGTCCGGCACGTCGACGACTGCCCGCGCTGCCGCCGTACCGCCGAGCGGGCCGTCCCGGGCCGGTGGCCCGGCACCGGCGTCACGCCGGACGCCCTGCCGCTCGTGCCCGTGCCCACCGCCGCCCTGCACACCGCCCTCGCCCACCACCCACGCGCGCGTGGCGCCGCGCCCCGCTTCGACCGGCGCGGCTTCCCGATGGACCCCAAGGACCGGGTCGCCCGCCGGGACCGCCTGCGCGTGCGTGCCGTCACCACGACCGTGGTCGCCACGGTCGTCGCCGCGCCCGTGCTCGCGCTGTGGGCCGCCTACCGGGCCACCCCGGTCGGCGAGGGCGCGGACGGCGGCCCGGCCGCCGCGCGCGAGGACGGCGCCGTCGGCCTCGACGGCGGCGAGGGCGGCGCGGGCTACGAGAACGCCGGCAACGCCGAGCCCCGCCCCGGCGCCCGCTTCGACGCGGACGGATCGCCGGACGTGTCGGTGGAGGTCGTCGAGGTCGCGGGCGCCGGGGACAAGGGCACCGCCGTGCTGGGCGTGACGGCCGCCCACCGCGGCGACACCACCTTGATCACCCTGACCGCGCGGGGCGCGGAACCGGTCCGCTGGTCCGCGTCCACCGGGGCCCCCTGGCTCTACCTGAGCCGTTCGTCGGGCACGCTCGCCCCCGGCGAGTCGGTGACGATCCGGGTCCACGTCGACCAGCTGCGCGAGCCGTCCGGCCACTGGCGGGCCACGGTGGCGGTCTCCCCGGCGGGCTCGCTGGTGTCCATCGAGGGGTACGGACCCGTCCGGTCCACCCCGGTCAGCGGCTCCCCCTCCACCCCGGGCACCCCGGGCGTCCCGCCCCCGTCGCCCTCGCACCCGGACCCCACGCCCCCGTCGCCGACGCCCTCGGACCCCACCCCGGCGGACCCGCCGTCCTCCTCGGCTCCGGACCCGGATCCCTCGCCGGCCGACCCGGCCCCGAGCGACCCGCCCCCTTCCGGCCCCTCCCCCTCCGGCCCCTCCCCCTCCGGCCCTTCTCCCTCCGACCCCGAGCCCGCGGACCCGAGCGACTCCGCCCCCGCCGGCACGGGCACCCCGGACCCGGGCACGTCCTAG
- the radA gene encoding DNA repair protein RadA codes for MAARTKTSKDRPSYRCTECGWQTAKWLGRCPECQAWGTVEEYGAAPAVRTTAPGRVTTSALPIGQVDGRQATARSTGVPELDRVLGGGLVPGAVVLVAGEPGVGKSTLLLDVAAKSASDEHRTLYVTGEESASQVRLRADRIHAIDDHLYLAAETDLAAVLGHLDAVKPSLLILDSVQTVASPEIDGAPGGMAQVREVAGALIRASKERGMSTLLVGHVTKDGAIAGPRLLEHLVDVVLHFEGDRHARLRLVRGVKNRYGTTDEVGCFELHDEGITGLADPSGLFLTRRDEPVPGTCLTVTLEGRRPLVAEVQALTVDSQIPSPRRTTSGLETSRVSMMLAVLEQRGRISALGKRDIYSATVGGVKLSEPAADLAVALALASAASDTPLPKNLVAIGEVGLAGEVRRVTGVQRRLAEAHRLGFTHALVPGDPGRVPAGMKVVEVANIGDALRVLPRSRRREAPREPEDRR; via the coding sequence ATGGCTGCCCGTACCAAGACCTCCAAGGACCGTCCGTCCTACCGCTGCACCGAGTGCGGATGGCAGACGGCCAAGTGGCTCGGCCGTTGTCCCGAGTGCCAGGCCTGGGGGACGGTCGAGGAGTACGGTGCGGCGCCCGCCGTCCGGACGACCGCGCCGGGGCGGGTCACCACGTCCGCGCTGCCCATCGGGCAGGTCGACGGACGGCAGGCCACCGCCCGCTCCACGGGTGTGCCGGAGCTGGACCGGGTGCTCGGCGGCGGTCTCGTCCCCGGCGCCGTGGTGCTGGTCGCGGGCGAGCCGGGCGTCGGCAAGTCCACGCTGCTGCTGGACGTCGCCGCCAAGTCCGCGAGCGACGAGCACCGCACGCTGTACGTCACGGGTGAGGAGTCGGCGAGCCAGGTCCGGCTGCGGGCCGACCGCATCCATGCCATCGACGACCATCTCTACCTCGCCGCCGAGACGGATCTCGCCGCCGTCCTCGGCCACTTGGACGCGGTGAAGCCGTCGCTGCTGATCCTCGACTCGGTGCAGACGGTGGCGTCCCCGGAGATCGACGGCGCCCCCGGCGGCATGGCCCAGGTCCGCGAGGTGGCCGGGGCGCTGATCCGCGCGTCCAAGGAACGCGGCATGTCCACACTCCTGGTGGGCCACGTCACCAAGGACGGCGCCATCGCCGGCCCGCGCCTGCTGGAGCACCTGGTCGACGTCGTGCTGCACTTCGAGGGCGACCGGCACGCCCGCCTGCGCCTGGTCCGCGGGGTGAAGAACCGCTACGGCACGACGGACGAGGTCGGCTGCTTCGAACTGCACGACGAGGGCATCACGGGCCTTGCGGACCCGAGCGGACTTTTCCTGACCCGTCGTGACGAACCGGTCCCCGGCACCTGCCTGACCGTCACCCTGGAGGGCCGCCGCCCCCTGGTCGCCGAGGTGCAGGCGCTCACCGTGGACTCGCAGATCCCCTCCCCCCGCCGCACCACCTCCGGCCTGGAGACCTCCCGCGTCTCGATGATGCTGGCGGTGCTGGAACAGCGCGGCCGGATCAGCGCCTTGGGCAAAAGGGACATCTACTCCGCGACCGTCGGCGGCGTGAAGCTCTCCGAGCCGGCCGCGGACCTGGCCGTCGCGCTCGCCCTGGCGTCCGCCGCGAGCGACACCCCGCTGCCGAAGAACCTCGTGGCGATCGGCGAAGTGGGCCTCGCGGGCGAGGTGAGACGGGTCACGGGCGTGCAGCGCAGGCTCGCCGAGGCGCACCGCCTGGGCTTCACGCACGCCCTGGTGCCGGGCGACCCGGGCAGGGTCCCGGCGGGCATGAAGGTCGTGGAAGTGGCGAACATAGGGGACGCGCTGCGGGTCCTTCCCCGCTCCCGTCGCCGAGAGGCCCCACGGGAGCCGGAGGACCGCCGGTAG
- the disA gene encoding DNA integrity scanning diadenylate cyclase DisA encodes MAANDRAAAPGKSGGSAGSDGLMRASLSAVAPGTALRDGLERVLRGNTGGLIVLGSDKTVEALCSGGFVLDVEFTATRLRELCKLDGGIVLSSDLSKILRAGVQLVPDPTIPTEETGTRHRTADRVSKQVGFPVVSVSQSMRLIALYVDGQRRVLEDSAAILSRANQALATLERYKLRLDEVAGTLSALEIEDLVTVRDVSAVAQRLEMVRRIATEIAEYVVELGTDGRLLALQLDELIAGVEPERELVVRDYVPAPTAKRSRTVDEALHELDALTHAELLELSTVARALGYTGSPETLDSAVSPRGFRLLAKVPRLPGAIIDRLVEHFGGLQKLLAASVDDLQTVDGVGEARARSVREGLSRLAESSILERYV; translated from the coding sequence GTGGCAGCCAACGACCGGGCAGCAGCTCCCGGAAAGTCCGGTGGGAGTGCCGGTTCCGATGGCCTGATGCGCGCCTCGCTGAGCGCTGTGGCACCCGGTACCGCCCTGCGTGACGGCTTGGAGCGCGTGCTCCGCGGCAACACGGGCGGGCTCATCGTGCTCGGCTCGGACAAGACCGTCGAGGCGCTGTGCAGCGGCGGTTTCGTGCTGGACGTGGAGTTCACCGCGACCCGGCTGCGCGAGCTGTGCAAGCTGGACGGCGGCATCGTGCTCTCGTCCGACCTGTCCAAGATCCTGCGGGCCGGTGTCCAGCTGGTGCCGGACCCGACGATCCCCACCGAGGAGACCGGCACCCGGCACCGGACCGCCGACCGCGTGAGCAAGCAGGTCGGCTTCCCGGTCGTCTCCGTCTCCCAGTCGATGCGGCTGATCGCCCTCTACGTGGACGGGCAGCGCCGCGTCCTGGAGGACTCGGCGGCGATCCTGTCCCGCGCCAACCAGGCGCTCGCCACCCTGGAGCGCTACAAGCTCCGCCTCGACGAGGTCGCGGGCACGCTGTCCGCGCTGGAGATCGAGGACCTGGTGACGGTCCGGGACGTCTCGGCGGTCGCGCAGCGGCTGGAGATGGTGCGCCGCATCGCCACCGAAATCGCCGAATACGTGGTCGAACTGGGCACCGACGGGCGTCTTCTCGCCCTCCAGCTCGACGAGTTGATCGCGGGCGTGGAGCCGGAGCGCGAACTGGTCGTGCGGGACTACGTCCCCGCGCCGACCGCGAAGCGTTCCCGCACCGTCGACGAGGCGCTGCACGAGCTGGACGCGCTCACCCACGCCGAGCTGCTGGAGCTGTCGACGGTGGCGCGGGCACTCGGCTACACCGGTTCCCCGGAGACCCTGGACTCGGCGGTGTCGCCGCGCGGCTTCCGCCTGCTGGCGAAGGTGCCGCGGCTGCCCGGCGCGATCATCGACCGCCTGGTGGAGCACTTCGGCGGACTGCAGAAGCTGCTCGCGGCGAGCGTGGACGACCTCCAGACGGTGGACGGCGTGGGCGAGGCCCGCGCCCGCAGCGTCCGCGAGGGCCTGTCCCGCCTGGCGGAGAGCAGCATCCTCGAACGCTACGTCTGA
- the cseB gene encoding two-component system response regulator CseB, with amino-acid sequence MADQTHVLFVEDDDVIREATQLTLERDGFAVTAMPDGLSGLEAFRADRPDIALLDVMVPGLDGVSLCRRIRDESTVPVIMLSARADAIDVVLGLEAGADDYVTKPFDGAVLVARIRAVVRRFERAGGAGAGQDDGDGGPVLAFGELEIDTEGMEVRKAGQPVALTPTEMRLLLEFSAAPGTVLSRDKLLERVWEYGWGGDTRVVDVHVQRLRGKIGQDRIETVRGFGYKLKA; translated from the coding sequence ATGGCAGACCAGACCCACGTCCTGTTCGTCGAGGACGACGACGTCATCCGCGAGGCCACCCAGCTCACGCTGGAGCGGGACGGCTTCGCGGTCACCGCGATGCCCGACGGGCTGTCGGGTCTCGAGGCGTTCCGCGCCGACCGGCCGGACATCGCGCTCCTCGACGTCATGGTGCCCGGCCTGGACGGCGTCAGCCTGTGCCGGCGGATACGGGACGAGTCGACCGTGCCGGTGATCATGCTGTCGGCGCGGGCCGACGCCATCGACGTCGTGCTGGGCCTGGAGGCGGGCGCCGACGACTACGTGACCAAGCCGTTCGACGGCGCCGTCCTGGTCGCCCGGATCCGCGCGGTGGTGCGCCGCTTCGAGCGGGCGGGCGGCGCCGGAGCGGGGCAGGACGACGGGGACGGCGGGCCCGTCCTGGCCTTCGGCGAGCTGGAGATCGACACCGAGGGCATGGAGGTGCGCAAGGCCGGGCAGCCGGTCGCGCTCACCCCGACCGAGATGCGGCTGCTGCTGGAGTTCTCCGCGGCGCCGGGCACCGTCCTCTCCCGCGACAAGCTGCTGGAGCGGGTGTGGGAGTACGGCTGGGGCGGGGACACCCGGGTGGTCGACGTCCATGTGCAGCGGCTGCGCGGCAAGATCGGCCAGGACCGGATCGAGACGGTCCGGGGCTTCGGCTACAAGCTGAAGGCCTGA
- a CDS encoding A/G-specific adenine glycosylase: protein MTAPTKPPYGTAADSASERAPGEPLHSPVIDWFDEHARDLPWRRPEAGAWGVMVSEFMLQQTPVNRVLPVYEQWMARWPRPADLAAEAPGEAVRAWGRLGYPRRALRLHGAAVAITERHGGDVPSDHAQLLALPGIGEYTAAAVASFAYGQRHAVLDTNVRRVFARAVSGTQYPPNATTAAERRLARALLPEDAATAARWAAASMELGALVCTAKNEACHRCPIAAQCAWRLAGKPAHEGPPRRGQTYAGTDRQVRGRLLAVLREAHGPVPQAALDRVWHEPVQRARALDGLVSDGLVEPMPGGLYRLPQA from the coding sequence ATGACTGCTCCCACGAAGCCCCCGTACGGCACCGCCGCCGATTCCGCGTCCGAGCGTGCTCCCGGTGAGCCGCTGCACTCCCCCGTCATCGACTGGTTCGACGAGCACGCCCGGGACCTTCCGTGGCGGCGCCCGGAGGCCGGCGCGTGGGGGGTGATGGTCAGTGAGTTCATGCTGCAGCAGACCCCGGTCAACCGGGTGCTGCCCGTCTACGAGCAGTGGATGGCGCGGTGGCCGCGCCCCGCCGACCTCGCCGCCGAGGCGCCCGGTGAGGCCGTCCGCGCCTGGGGCCGGCTCGGCTACCCGCGCCGCGCCCTGCGGCTGCACGGAGCCGCCGTGGCCATAACGGAACGGCACGGCGGCGACGTCCCGTCCGACCACGCCCAGCTGCTGGCGCTGCCCGGCATCGGCGAGTACACCGCCGCCGCCGTGGCGTCCTTCGCCTACGGGCAGCGGCACGCGGTGCTGGACACCAACGTCCGCCGGGTGTTCGCCCGCGCGGTCAGCGGCACGCAGTACCCGCCGAACGCCACCACCGCCGCCGAGCGGCGGCTGGCCCGCGCGCTGCTGCCGGAGGACGCGGCCACGGCCGCCCGGTGGGCCGCCGCCTCCATGGAGCTGGGCGCGCTGGTGTGCACGGCGAAGAACGAGGCTTGCCACCGCTGCCCGATCGCCGCGCAGTGCGCCTGGCGGCTCGCCGGCAAGCCCGCGCACGAGGGTCCGCCGCGCCGCGGGCAGACGTACGCGGGCACCGACCGGCAGGTCCGCGGGCGGCTGCTGGCCGTGCTGCGGGAGGCGCACGGACCGGTGCCGCAGGCGGCGCTCGACCGGGTGTGGCACGAGCCGGTGCAGCGGGCCCGCGCGCTGGACGGACTGGTGTCCGACGGCCTGGTGGAGCCGATGCCGGGCGGCCTGTACCGGCTGCCGCAGGCCTGA
- a CDS encoding Ppx/GppA phosphatase family protein: MRLGVLDVGSNTVHLLVVDAHPGARPLPAHSHKAELRLAQLLGADGSIGPEGVDRLVSVVHEALRAAEDKGVEELLPFATSAVRDASNADHVLTRVRDETGVELRVLSGEEEAKLTFLAARRWFGWSSGKLLVIDIGGGSLEIAYGMDEEPDAAVSLPLGAGRLTVGRLPGDPPEAEDVRALRRHVRTEIARTVGEFRRFGVPDHVVATSKTFKQLARLAGAPGSAEGLYVQRELKRESLEAWVPRLAGMTVVERAELPGVSAARAGQLLAGAMVAEGVMDLLGVERLEICPWALREGVILRRLDHMGPA, from the coding sequence ATGAGACTCGGTGTCCTCGACGTGGGTTCGAACACGGTGCATCTGCTGGTGGTCGACGCCCACCCCGGTGCGCGGCCGCTGCCCGCGCACTCGCACAAGGCCGAACTGCGCCTCGCCCAGCTCCTCGGCGCCGACGGATCGATCGGCCCCGAGGGCGTCGACCGTCTGGTGTCGGTCGTCCACGAGGCGCTCCGGGCCGCCGAGGACAAGGGCGTGGAGGAGCTGCTGCCGTTCGCGACGTCCGCGGTGCGCGACGCGAGCAACGCCGACCACGTCCTCACCCGCGTCCGCGACGAGACCGGCGTCGAGCTGCGGGTGCTCAGCGGCGAGGAGGAGGCGAAGCTCACCTTCCTCGCCGCCCGCCGCTGGTTCGGCTGGTCCTCCGGCAAGCTGCTCGTCATCGACATCGGCGGCGGCTCGCTGGAGATCGCGTACGGCATGGACGAGGAGCCGGACGCCGCGGTGTCGCTGCCGCTCGGCGCGGGACGCCTCACCGTCGGCCGGCTGCCCGGGGACCCGCCCGAGGCCGAGGACGTGCGCGCGCTGCGCCGCCATGTCCGTACCGAGATAGCGCGCACGGTCGGCGAGTTCAGGCGGTTCGGCGTGCCGGACCACGTGGTGGCCACCTCGAAGACCTTCAAGCAGCTCGCCCGGCTCGCGGGCGCCCCGGGCTCCGCCGAGGGCCTGTACGTCCAGCGCGAGCTGAAGCGCGAGTCGCTGGAGGCCTGGGTGCCGCGGCTGGCCGGGATGACCGTCGTCGAGCGCGCCGAGCTGCCGGGCGTGTCAGCGGCCCGCGCGGGGCAACTGCTCGCCGGCGCGATGGTCGCCGAGGGCGTCATGGACCTGCTCGGCGTGGAGCGCCTGGAGATCTGCCCCTGGGCGCTGCGGGAGGGCGTCATACTCCGCCGCCTCGACCACATGGGCCCGGCCTGA
- a CDS encoding response regulator transcription factor, which translates to MIRVLLADDEAMVRAGVRAILDSGGEAEVVAEAGDGREAVELARAHRPDVALLDVRMPRLDGLAAAEEVVRTVPGTAVAVLTTFSERAYVARALAGGATGFLLKSGDPYELLAGVRAVARGAAFLSPTVARYVIEGLGGSDGGGRLAREAEARARAEVLSPREREVLGLVGAGLSNPEIAARLHLVEGTVKAYVSAVLDRLGVRNRVQAAIVAYEAGLVDRQASGGATAFSGAGAWRTRRRRTADRDR; encoded by the coding sequence ATGATCAGAGTCCTGCTGGCCGACGACGAGGCGATGGTGCGGGCCGGGGTGCGGGCCATCCTGGACAGCGGCGGCGAGGCGGAGGTCGTCGCCGAGGCGGGCGACGGGCGCGAGGCCGTCGAACTGGCCCGCGCGCACCGTCCCGACGTGGCCCTGCTCGATGTCCGCATGCCCCGGCTGGACGGGCTCGCGGCGGCCGAGGAGGTCGTCCGCACAGTCCCCGGCACGGCCGTCGCCGTGCTCACCACCTTTTCCGAACGCGCTTACGTGGCAAGGGCGTTGGCCGGTGGTGCCACCGGGTTCCTGCTGAAGTCCGGCGACCCGTACGAACTCCTCGCGGGCGTACGGGCGGTGGCGCGCGGCGCGGCCTTCCTGTCGCCCACGGTGGCCCGGTACGTGATCGAAGGGCTCGGCGGGTCCGACGGTGGCGGGCGGCTCGCCCGTGAGGCGGAGGCGCGGGCGCGGGCGGAGGTGCTCAGTCCGCGCGAACGGGAGGTGCTCGGCCTGGTCGGCGCCGGGCTGTCCAACCCGGAGATCGCCGCCCGGCTGCATCTCGTCGAGGGCACGGTGAAGGCGTACGTCAGCGCGGTCCTGGACCGGCTCGGCGTGCGCAATCGCGTACAGGCGGCGATCGTCGCGTACGAGGCGGGGCTGGTGGACAGGCAGGCGTCCGGCGGGGCGACGGCGTTCAGCGGCGCCGGTGCGTGGCGTACGAGGAGGCGTCGGACCGCGGACCGGGACCGGTGA
- a CDS encoding SigE family RNA polymerase sigma factor, producing the protein MAQGEVLEFEEYVRTRQDALLRSARRLVPDPVEAQDLLQTALVRTYGRWETIEDKRLADAYLRRVMINTRTEWWRARKLEEVPTEQLPESRVEDATEQHADRALLMDVLKVLAPKQRSVVVLRHWEQMSTDETAAALGMSAGTVKSTLHRALARLREELESRELDARALEREERERCAA; encoded by the coding sequence ATGGCGCAGGGCGAGGTGCTCGAGTTCGAGGAGTACGTCCGCACCCGACAGGACGCGCTGCTGCGCAGCGCCCGGCGCCTGGTCCCGGACCCCGTCGAGGCGCAGGACCTGCTGCAGACCGCGCTGGTGCGCACGTACGGCCGCTGGGAGACCATCGAGGACAAGCGGCTGGCCGACGCCTACCTGCGCCGCGTCATGATCAACACGCGGACGGAGTGGTGGCGGGCGCGCAAGCTGGAGGAGGTGCCCACGGAGCAGCTCCCCGAGTCCCGCGTGGAGGACGCCACCGAGCAGCACGCGGACCGCGCCCTGCTGATGGACGTCCTGAAGGTCCTCGCCCCGAAGCAGCGCAGCGTCGTGGTGCTGCGACACTGGGAGCAGATGTCCACGGACGAGACGGCCGCCGCGCTCGGCATGTCGGCCGGAACGGTCAAGAGCACGCTGCACCGGGCGCTGGCCCGGCTCCGCGAGGAGCTGGAGTCCCGCGAGCTGGACGCACGCGCGCTGGAGCGTGAGGAGCGGGAGCGTTGCGCGGCCTGA